The Argopecten irradians isolate NY chromosome 4, Ai_NY, whole genome shotgun sequence genome has a window encoding:
- the LOC138320551 gene encoding ubiquitin carboxyl-terminal hydrolase 1-like isoform X3 has product MMKYLHKLYRGMERREVKHPEVASSDVMSMALKPDKILNTLRELNPMFEGNLQHDAQELLRCMLCYLQDAVKEIKKVKSKLPPSALPQSNRPLNPIMQKFLSCAKGDKNNSKDVPNCISVKEVVPSSAVDVAKPFPKTDFFDEIEKSESAKTASSEVTMDVLEADVPEISVKINIKDHQDSTLDSKHDVMKEKISAVPKRLRKKRSQPSSPVKEKKSEPLDETDGEPLTRRRRGGKKSDDVAGPKCQSKAGTNGANSLKCVSKGLSNGDVKHEDGLMDECGTMTSQPSILSMFTSSKGSRRLGMRGGVAKNNQNNSSTTNGIGESVDESLPDINMSNESVFKSKKRKVLAAFEDKAGLTTDSLKDTSSEKISNSPSKLSTNQEPAEKVNVKKELEESSQLSSEFQMLKCGNIKTEITNSPKRNRQPLLKLEKCDHVCDSPKKSVNAEYAEQALSPMKMSSSSKSSTPVGNAKQKLDFSHKESKSVLSVKPCPSTKVDFVENLFMGKMMLRTKCLECEFSRERIEEFHDISVPVKKEKRDPEDKNEDGMDSDEEDNSCLKKMMDAFSEVERLRDENKYYCDHCIRHVEAERSLHYEVLPDVLSLHLKRFSASSGLYGYVSKINDHVTIPLSLPCLRYKCPSPCCRPDHRYILYGLVTHAGVTLTSGHYLAYVRVLGSGQSSSSRGIDTSSFLRSPSGNLKRSGLGTKYPNVPKQTYEDKWLECDDETIRMYSTQEFCDLLKGGSLLGTPYVLFYHRVIPGVHW; this is encoded by the exons ATGATGAAATACTTAcataag CTGTACAGAGGGATGGAGAGAAGGGAGGTGAAACACCCTGAAGTCGCCAGCTCAGATGTCATGTCTATGGCATTAAAACCTGACAAGATCCTTAATACACTTAG AGAGCTGAACCCGATGTTTGAAGGGAATCTCCAGCACGATGCTCAGGAACTACTTCGATGTATGTTGTGTTACTTACAGGATGCtgttaaagaaataaagaaagtcAAGAGTAAACTTCCTCCCAGTGCCCTTCCACAGTCTAATCGACCGCTAAACCCTATCATGCAGAAATTTCTGTCTTGTGCCAAAGGTGACAAGAACAATTCAAAAGATGTGCCAAACTGTATATCAGTAAAGGAAGTCGTTCCATCCTCAGCTGTAGATGTTGCCAAACCATTTCCTAAAACAGACTTTTTCGACGAGATAGAGAAAAGTGAATCAGCTAAAACAGCTTCATCCGAGGTAACGATGGATGTTTTGGAAGCTGATGTACCTGAGATAagtgtaaaaataaacattaaagatCACCAGGACTCGACCCTCGACAGTAAACATGACGTAATGAAAGAAAAGATTTCTGCTGTACCAAAAAGGCTAAGAAAAAAACGAAGCCAACCTTCATCTCCtgtgaaagaaaaaaagtcTGAGCCGTTAGACGAGACAGATGGGGAACCTCTAACGAGGAGACGGAGGGGAGGTAAAAAGTCTGATGATGTGGCTGGACCTAAATGTCAGAGTAAAGCAGGTACAAATGGAGCTAATTCTCTAAAATGTGTCTCAAAAGGATTATCAAATGGGGATGTGAAACATGAAGATGGACTTATGGACGAGTGTGGTACAATGACCTCTCAGCCAAGTATTCTCAGCATGTTTACTAGTAGTAAGGGTAGTAGACGTTTGGGAATGAGGGGCGGGGTGGCTAAAAACAACCAGAACAACAGTTCAACTACAAATGGCATTGGAGAGAGTGTGGATGAATCCTTGCCAGACATCAACATGTCAAATGAGTCAGTGTTCAAGTCAAAGAAAAGGAAAGTTTTGGCAGCTTTTGAGGATAAAGCTGGATTGACCACAGATTCTTTGAAGGATACAAGTTCTGAGAAGATATCTAATTCTCCCAGCAAATTATCGACAAACCAAGAACCTGCTGAAAAAGTTAATGTTAAAAAGGAATTGGAGGAAAGCTCTCAGTTGTCTTCAGAATTTCAGATGTTGAAATGTGGAAATATTAAAACAGAAATCACAAATTCTCCAAAAAGGAACCGACAACCGTTGTTGAAATTAGAGAAATGTGACCATGTCTGCGACAGTCCCAAAAAGTCAGTAAATGCAGAATATGCTGAACAAGCTTTATCTCCAATGAAAATGTCAAGTTCTTCTAAAAGTTCTACTCCTGTTGGAAATGCAAAACAAAAACTAGACTTTTCACACAAGGAGTCCAAAAGTGTTTTATCTGTAAAACCTTGTCCAAGTACAAAGGTGGACTTTGTTGAGAACCTTTTCATGGGAAAAATGATGTTGAGAACCAAATGTCTAGAGTGTGAATTTTCCAGGGAAAGGATTGAGGAATTTCATGATATTTCTGTGCCTGTAAAAAAGGAGAAAAGAGATCCTGAGGataaaaatgaagatggtaTGGATTCAG ATGAAGAAGACAACTCGTGTCTGAAGAAGATGATGGATGCCTTTTCAGAAGTTGAGCGTCTACGTGATGAGAATAAGTACTATTGTGACCATTGTATACGCCACGTGGAGGCTGAGCGGTCACTCCACTATGAAGTACTGCCGGATGTTCTTTCACTTCATCTGAAACGCTTCTCTGCTTCTTCTGG GTTATATGGCTATGTGTCTAAGATCAATGACCATGTAACAATCCCCTTGTCTCTGCCATGTCTCCGGTACAAGTGTCCCAGTCCGTGTTGTCGCCCTGATCACAG GTACATTCTGTATGGACTGGTCACTCATGCTGGGGTCACTCTAACCTCAGGTCACTACCTGGCTTATGTCCGTGTCCTAGGCAGTGGTCAATCCTCCTCCAGTAGAGGGATTGACACGTCTAGCTTCCTCAGAAGTCCATCTGGTAACCTCAAACGATCAGGACTGGGAACAAAGTACCCAAATGTGCCAAAACAAACGTACGAAGATAAGTGGCTGGAGTGTGATGATGAGACGATTCGTATGTACAGTACACAAGAGTTCTGTGATCTTCTTAAGGGAGGCTCATTGTTAGGGACACCTTACGTTCTTTTTTACCATCGGGTAATACCAGGTGTGCACTGGTGA